From the genome of Paracidovorax avenae:
GCTTCGCGCGGCCGGGCGGCGCGCCTGCGCGCCACGGCCGTTTTCCCGAGGACACCCATCATGTCAGAGCCTCTTGCTCCTACCGCGGCGGATGCCGACAGCGACGAGGGCGCCGTCCCGTCCCGGCGCGCCCAGACCATCGTGGGCGGCGGCGTGCTGCTCGTGGCGGCGGCGCTCGCCGCGGGCGCCCTGCAGATCCCCGGCGACGCCGGCTACGGCGGCGTGGGCCCGAACTTCCTGCCCTGGCTGGTCGCGGCCGTGCTGGCCGTCTGCGGCGGATTCCTGCTCTGGGAAGCGGCCTCCGGCGGCTTCCGCTCCCTGGGCGCACCCGGCGGTGCGGCCCGCGCGGACAGGCAG
Proteins encoded in this window:
- a CDS encoding tripartite tricarboxylate transporter TctB family protein, whose amino-acid sequence is MSEPLAPTAADADSDEGAVPSRRAQTIVGGGVLLVAAALAAGALQIPGDAGYGGVGPNFLPWLVAAVLAVCGGFLLWEAASGGFRSLGAPGGAARADRQAFVWVSAGLLLNAALIGTVGFIVSCTLCYVLAVQGLRRAGRQPAAGAARTWAVDVFTGLAISAPVFWAFTQFLAINLPGLTQTGWL